The following are from one region of the Erwinia billingiae Eb661 genome:
- the fliI gene encoding flagellar protein export ATPase FliI, which translates to MTTRLSRWLGAMESFEQRLNQLPEVRRYGRLTRATGLVLEATGLQLPLGATCVIERADNNGVAEVEAEVVGFNGQRLFLMPLEEVEGILPGARVYARLSGDKHSGKQLMLGPELLGRVLDGSGRPLDGLPAPETGYRAPLITPPFNPLQRTPITDVLDTGVRAINALLTVGRGQRMGLFAGSGVGKSVLLGMMARYTKADVIVVGLIGERGREVKDFIENILGTEGRARAVVIAAPADVSPLLRMQGASYATRIAEDFRDRGQHVLLIMDSLTRYAMAQREIALAIGEPPATKGYPPSVFAKLPALVERAGNGIDGGGSITAFYTVLTEGDDQQDPIADSARAILDGHIVLSRRLAESGHYPAIDIEASISRVMAHLIDEPHYARVRQFKQLLSSYQRNRDLVSVGAYAAGSDPTLDKAIKLYPELETFLQQGMFERSTFDDACLHLQAIFG; encoded by the coding sequence ATGACCACTCGCCTTTCACGCTGGCTTGGCGCCATGGAATCGTTCGAACAACGTTTGAACCAGTTACCCGAAGTGCGCCGCTACGGACGGTTAACCCGTGCGACCGGCCTGGTGCTGGAGGCGACCGGCTTGCAGCTGCCGCTCGGTGCCACCTGCGTGATTGAACGCGCGGACAATAATGGCGTGGCGGAAGTTGAGGCCGAAGTGGTTGGCTTCAATGGCCAGCGGCTGTTCCTGATGCCGCTGGAAGAAGTGGAAGGCATCTTACCCGGCGCACGCGTTTACGCCCGTCTGTCTGGCGATAAGCACAGCGGCAAGCAGCTGATGCTCGGCCCGGAATTATTGGGCCGCGTGCTGGATGGCAGCGGTCGTCCGCTGGATGGTTTGCCGGCACCGGAAACCGGTTATCGCGCACCGTTAATCACCCCACCATTCAACCCGTTGCAGAGAACGCCGATAACCGACGTACTGGATACCGGCGTGCGCGCCATCAACGCCCTGCTGACGGTCGGACGTGGACAGCGTATGGGCCTGTTTGCCGGCTCGGGCGTCGGTAAAAGCGTGCTGCTAGGCATGATGGCCCGCTACACCAAAGCGGACGTGATTGTGGTTGGCCTGATCGGCGAACGTGGTCGCGAAGTAAAAGACTTTATCGAAAATATTCTCGGCACCGAAGGCCGTGCGCGTGCGGTAGTGATTGCGGCGCCGGCTGACGTTTCCCCCCTGCTGCGTATGCAGGGCGCATCTTATGCTACCCGTATCGCCGAAGATTTCCGTGACCGTGGCCAGCACGTGCTGCTGATTATGGATTCACTGACCCGTTACGCGATGGCACAGCGTGAAATCGCGCTGGCGATTGGCGAGCCGCCGGCAACCAAAGGCTATCCGCCATCGGTTTTCGCCAAGCTGCCGGCGCTGGTTGAACGTGCCGGTAACGGCATTGATGGCGGCGGCTCGATTACCGCTTTCTATACCGTTCTCACCGAAGGCGACGATCAGCAGGATCCGATTGCGGACTCCGCCCGCGCCATTCTGGACGGACACATTGTGCTGTCCCGCCGTCTGGCGGAGTCCGGTCACTATCCGGCCATCGATATCGAAGCCTCAATCAGCCGCGTGATGGCGCACCTGATTGATGAGCCGCACTACGCGCGGGTTCGCCAGTTCAAGCAGTTGCTGTCGAGCTATCAGCGTAACCGTGATCTGGTCAGCGTCGGCGCTTACGCCGCAGGCAGCGATCCGACACTGGATAAAGCAATCAAACTCTACCCCGAGCTGGAAACCTTCCTGCAACAGGGCATGTTTGAGCGCAGCACATTTGACGATGCCTGTTTGCACCTACAGGCAATCTTTGGCTAA
- the fliJ gene encoding flagellar export protein FliJ: protein MAKQASPIETLCGLAQKDLEKAAIQLGDVRRAHKQADEQLSMLLNYQDEYRKTLNNTMAEGIASTRWYNYHQFIETLEKAIEQHRQQLLHWSSRVENALTFWRDKQQRLHAYETLHARAQANELLQENRLDQKRMDEFAQRASLRKGE from the coding sequence ATGGCAAAACAAGCATCACCCATCGAAACCCTGTGCGGTCTGGCACAGAAAGATCTTGAGAAGGCGGCCATCCAGTTGGGTGACGTCCGGCGCGCGCACAAGCAGGCCGACGAACAGTTATCCATGCTGCTGAACTACCAGGACGAATACCGTAAAACGCTGAACAACACCATGGCGGAAGGCATTGCCAGCACCCGCTGGTACAACTACCACCAGTTTATCGAAACGCTGGAAAAAGCCATCGAACAGCATCGTCAGCAGCTTCTGCACTGGAGCAGCCGGGTGGAAAACGCCCTGACCTTCTGGCGCGATAAGCAGCAGCGGCTCCATGCCTACGAAACGCTGCATGCGCGTGCGCAGGCCAACGAATTATTACAGGAAAACCGTCTCGATCAGAAACGGATGGATGAATTTGCCCAACGGGCATCATTGAGGAAAGGCGAATGA